The nucleotide window CTATGGTTGCTGCCTATGGCACAGATGCAGTTGCTGCCTTGGGTATTGTGATGCGCATCGAGCCTTTGGCTCTTATTGTTTTTTATGCATTATCCGGTGTTGTTGGTCCATTTTTTGGACAAAATTTTGGTGCAGGAAAGTTAGTCAGGCTTAACGAAGCATTGCGGGTTTTAACGGTGTTTTGTTTAGCTTTTGGGATCCTTCTTGCGCTGATTCTCGGCTTTTTTGGTGCGGAAATCGCCGGTCTTTTTGGTGATCATGGTGAAGTTGTCACTATTGCCGCAACCTATTTGATGATTGTGCCTGTGAGCTATGGTGCTTATGGCTTGGTCATGTCAGTTAATGCGGCGTTTAATGGATTGGGCCGGCCTTGGCCTGCGATGCTGTTATCGGCAGGGCGCGTTTTGTATATTTACTTGCCTCTCGCGTGGCTGGGGCAATATTGGTGGGGGATGACAGGGCTTTTTATCGCGACTGCGCTTGCCAATATTACGCTTGGACTCTGGGCATGGTTGTGGCTGAAAAGACATATCCATCTTCAGGCCGTATCTGCAGAGCCATAGCCTGTTAATTTGCATTGCCTGCCTTCAATTCACTCCGAAAATAAATACCGGAGTATAATTCCGCCAACTTTTTCTTCTTTTATATAGCGCGATATTTCTATGAGTAATTTGACTACTGAACTAGCCAAACGCCGTACCTTTGCGATTATTTCCCACCCTGACGCCGGTAAAACTACCGTCACAGAAAAACTGCTGTTGTGGGGTAATGCCATTCAATTAGCGGGGTCGGTAAAAGGTAAGCGCGGTCCACATGCCAAGTCCGACTGGATGACAATGGAGCAAGAGCGCGGAATCTCTGTAACATCGTCAGTAATGCAATTTCCTTATAAAGACCGAGTTGTGAATTTGCTCGATACTCCTGGTCACGAAGACTTCTCTGAAGATACCTATCGTACGCTGACGGCCGTTGACTCTGTATTGATGATGATCGATGGCGCTAAAGGTGTTGAAGATCGAACCATTAAATTGATGGAAGTTTGCCGTTTGCGCGATACGCCTATTCTGACATTCATCAACAAAATGGATCGCGAAAGCCGTGATGCAGTTGAGTTATTGGATGAAATTGAAAACGTATTAAAAATTACCGCCGCACCTATAAATTGGCCGTTGGGGAGTGGTAAGGAATTTCTCGGTGTTTATAATTTTTACACTGATGTAATTCATGTATATGAGCAAGGATTCGGCCATACCATTCCCGATGATGTTCAAATCAAAGGGTTGGATAGTGCTGAAGCTACCGAATTTATGGGCGCTTACGCGGATGATTATCGAGAGCAAATTGATTTTGTCCGCGGAGCAACCCATCAATTTGATCTGGAAGAGTATCTTGCTGGAAGAATGACCCCAGTATTTTTTGGAACAGCTTTAGGCAATTTCGGTGTGCGTGAAATGCTGGATGGTTTTGTTGAATGGGCACCGACTCCGCGTGCACGCGCTACGCATGAGCGTATCGTAGAACCGGGTGAAGATAAATTCAGCGGATTTATTTTTAAAATCCAGGCCAACATGGATCCTAAACATCGCGACCGTATTGCGTTCATGCGTATTTGTTCCGGAACCTATTCGCAGGGCATGAAAATGAAACATGTGCGTTTGGGTAAAGATATTAAGATTGCCGACGCAGTGACGTTTATGGCGGGTGATCGCAGTGCAGTTGATGAAGCGATAGCAGGCGATATTATCGGTTTACATAACCACGGTACTATCCAAATTGGTGATACTTTCACAGAAGGCGAAAGTTTAAAATTTACCGGTATTCCACATTTTGCACCCGAGCTTTTCCGCCGTATCCGTTTGAAAGATCCGCTTAAAATGAAACAGCTCCAAAAAGGGTTGCAACAGCTATCCGAGGAGGGTTCAACACAAGTGTTTTTCCCCATAAACAATAACGATATTGTTGTTGGTGCAGTGGGTGTGTTGCAATTTGAAGTGGTCGCCTATCGCCTTAAGGATGAATACAAAGTGGAGGCGATTTACGAACCTGTCAGTGTTAATACTGCGCGTTGGTGTGAGTGCGATGATGCGAAAAAACTGGAAGAGTTCAAGCGTAAATGCGCTGAAAATCTCGCGCTTGATGGCGGCGGCCATCTGACTTATCTGGCTCCGTCGCGGGTAAATTTATCCCTAACCCAAGAGCGGCACCCAGAGGTTGTCTTCCGCGCAACGCGTGAGCATTGATCATGGTGGTTTTCATTGTAAGTTTGCTGATATTCCTGAGTGTTATCGCAGTCTTACTATGGGTTAAAACCCCGCATTATCAAATGAGTAAGGGCGATGTTGTCCGGCTGTTGCAAAAGGTTTTAGTTGGGCAGGCAAGCGAGAATGATTGGGCAATTTTTTTGTCCTCTTCATTTCGCCACTGCCCTGAGCTAGAGCCTTTGCGAGATATATGTGCAGCAATCGATGAAAAGGAATATCTGGGGCATACCCGCTCTGGTTTTTTATTCAGTGAAAGCGGGCTTGTACAAATTCGCGAGGTTCTAAAACAACTTGAACAAATGGATTGCTGACGAATAGGTGAGTTGTTTATTGCTCGTCTATAATAATTACCTATTCCACCATCTAATATGCAGGCGCAATCTTGACAACACCCTCTGATAACAAGGATTTGATTTGGGATTTGGATGCCTTCAATCAACGCCAGCGAGCAGTTGATTTCGTAATGGGCTTTGAAAACAAATTGTGTGTCTATTCCAGTTCGGTGGAGCAACTCTACACCAATTACAATATCTTCTTTCCCAAAGAAGAAGCGCGCAAACTGGTTATTTTGCCTAACCCCTATATGCCACACGATACCTTTAACGGCATCAGTGAAACAGCAGTTACCCCCACCGGCATGGAAATTATTCCTGGCATTTATCAATCCCGCCCCTGTTTATTTTTACGTATTCCCTTTCGTAGCGGTACAGTGAAGTATCGCGCATTACCATTGCAAATGGGGTTGGATATTGTCAGAAAAAAACTGCCCCCTAATAAACCCTTTCTGCCTGTGTTGATGAAAGGGGATTTGCGCGAGCTGGACGCATCAACTCCTTGTTTACATCTACATGCAATACATCTGGATCGATTGGTCGAACATTCGGTACTGGAGCGTGGTGGAATTCATAAAGTGATTGAGCAACGATTGCGGCAATTGGGATAACCATTAATTACCAGAATGCTGGACTCAATAAAAAGCCACCCATGAGGTGGCTTTTTTATACGTATCAAGCGCGGTGTTTACTCCGGCAATGCCCAGCGCATGGGCACAGTAAACTCAAAGCGTGCTCCTGCAATTTCTGCGGGTAATGCAGGGAAGGGAGCTGAACGTTTAATCGCATCGAGTGCCTCTTTATTCAGCATATCGTACTGGCTCTTTTCCAATAAATCGGTGTTGAGGATATTACCTTGGCGATCAATAACAACCGCAACACGAACGTTTCCGGCATAACCACGATCGAGCGCCCGCTGTGGATATTTTGTTTTGCTCCGGATTTTTTTGATGGCATCAGAAACGTAAAATTGGCGTGCGAGAAGGGTTTGGGCAGTCAATGCAGGGCCTTCATCTTCTTCGGCTTCTTCCGGTTTTACAGCAGCCACAGCAACGGGTTTGGCTGGTGTGCTGCTAGCGGTAGAAGTTGATGAGGCGGTTGGTGCACTCGGTGCTGGAATATCCAAAGCAGGTTTTTCAATGGCAGGCACATCCAGTTTTGGCACCTCGACTTTGGCAGTCGGCTTTTCTTGCACCGCAACTTCTTTAGGTACTTCAGCAACTTTTGCCTCTTTTTCTGCCGCCACCGGTTCAGACCACGCTTTCACTTCTGCAATCCGTGCGCTGTCCGGGTTGATACTGTTAAAGCGGCTGCGTAATCCAGCATCAACATCACCCACTTTCAGCAAGCTATCGCGGTAGTCTGATGACAGTGGAATTTTTCCAATCCAGGTAGATAACAGCATAGAAAAGAAGAGGTTGTCTTTAATATTACCAAGCACTACACCATTGACTGCAATATCAACACCTTTGCCAGGAATATTAGTAAAGCTGACAAAGTCACCATTTAAAAAGCGCCCTTTAAACATGCCATCAAATTTCACCATGTTGTCAGCTTGGGCGGTCAATGCATCTGTTTTGCTGTTTACCGCCATACCTTCGATCCACATGCGGCTGAAGCGGCGGGGTGTTAAACCATCAGGTGCAACTATTTTGAGCTCCATCCTCATAGGTTGGATGTTATTAATAAGGGTGTCGGCATCATTACTGAGTGACTCGGAAAAAAGTGCTCCAATAAACACCTCTCTTCCTAACTCCTGATGCACGCCAATCCCATTGAGCATAGGTTCAGCACGGATAAATTGGCTGGATAAAAATAAGAAAATACTGATGAGAACTCGGAATAGATGGTTGAAGCGCATAGTCTTGCTACTCTCTATTTTTAGGGACTTTGTTGTGGTGTGATGTGTTTGTCCAAAGTTATAAGCTGGTCTTGTTATGACACATCAATATGATATAGAAAAAATGCGCAATAGCGTACTTTGCTGATAACTTGGCTATAGTTGTTCTATACATATTCGGTAGTATCATACCAGCCTAGGGATTTTGGGCGGTAATGGCACGTTTGGCTGCGTGCGTATAACAAATTATTAATAAAAAACACATATTACGGGTAAATGATGGAAACGAAACCTTTGCATAAGATACCTCGTGAAACCTTAGAGCATTTATTGTCAGGTATCCCCTTTTTCAAAGTTGTCAGGCAGCAAGATCTAAAACAATTTGAGTTACTGCTGCAAGCATCACGAGTAGTCTCATATCTACCAGGAGAGGTCGTTTTACAAAAAGGAGAGACAGGAAATTGGCTCTATTTTTTATTAAAAGGAAAGCTGGCCGTCTATGTTGACCAGGCATTAAAAGGGGATCTCATCAATTACGTGACACCGGGCGAAGTATTTGGCGATTTGGCCCAGCTGATGGGGCAGGCGCGCACAGCAACAGTTATTGCGGATTCTGGTGCGAAAGAGTCGATGGTGTTAGCTCTGGATTTTAATGTTTTCGGACCACTTAATTCGGTAAGTCCCATCTCTCGTCAGACCAAACTTGCATATTATCGGAATACTGCGCACAACTTGCGCTGGAAGCTGGAAGTATATCGCTCGCAACATTTACACCATGAGTTGGCCAATAAGCATCGGCAAATCAAGCTGTATGTGGGGCCAAAAGATACCTACGAAGAGCTGGCTTCACTTTACCAACAGTCGCAGTCGTTAGCGCTTTTGTTGTTGGAGTGGAACAAAGAATTTGGTGTTCTTTCCGCGGATGTATTGACCCAGACAAACGCCTCGCTGATGTCGTCTCCAGGTAGTCATCAGCTTGGATAGCAACATATAAAGCATTTGTTTTTTCTGCTGCTACACTTTCTAAAATAACATCCAATAATTGGTGCAGCCCTCATAATGAGATTCGAAGAATTAAAGCTGGCTTACGGTTATCCGTTGCAATTACAAACGACCTCTGCATCGGGTCAGCCAGAGCGTTTTTCTTGCCGACTCATTGGTTGCTTGCCTGGGCGCAGTGTTCTTTTATCTGTACCCAAGCAGGCTGGAAAATTACTTAAGTTCAGACCCGGCCAAAAAATCGTGGTTCGTTTGATGATTGATAATGGTATCGGTATCTTTGCCAGTATTGTCGAGATCCAGACCCAAGAGCCATATCCCATTCTGCATTTGAGCTATCCAGAATCAGTTACCTTTAAAGGTATCCGCAATGCGACCCGTGTTGCTGTTCGCGAAAAAATGACAATCGTGAATATCAGTATGGAAATAAAACCTTCAACCACAGGTTTTATTTCCGATATTAGCATCAGCGGTGCACGTATCGAGTTGGGAGACGATATTGCTGAGATAGGAGATATTCTTGAGCTTAGGGCTCATGTAGATATTCGTGGTATAGCGAAGGAATTAGTCTTGGTTGGTGCTATTCGCTCGCGAGTAGATCCAACTGATAATCTGGATGATGGTGTTTTGGTAAGTTACGGATTGGAATTTGTCGAGCAGACTGATGATCAGCGTTTGATAATGTATGCCTATGTGTTTAATCAAATGGCGCTCCAAGAGCACCCAAGCAATTGAGTTTGAAGAAATAAGTGTCCAGTCCTGAAATAAGTTGACACTGATTTATCCAAACGCCCGATGCACCTCATCGGGCGTTTTGTATTCTAGGGATAGATGCGGACGACGTTCGTTGTAGATCCGAATCGACTCGGCCACCATCACTTTTGCTTCTGCAAGATCCCTGGGTTTCCTTATCAAAAACTCACTTTTCAAAATACCATTCACACGCTCTGCCAGCGCATTTTGATAGCAGTCGTAACCATCCGTCATCGAACAATGAACACCGTATTGATAATGCAATTTCTGGTATTGCGCTGAACAATACTGAATACCCCGATCTGAATGGTGGATGAGCTCATCACCACTGCGTCGCTGCTGTAGTGCTTGTTTATACGCACCGATTACTGACTCAGCCTTCAGATTGTCATGGACGCAATGCCCCACAATCTTGCGCGAATAGGCATCGGTCACCAAACTCAAATAGGCCTCGCCCTGATGCACGGGTAAATAGGTAATGTCAGCCACCCAAACATGTTCTGGTCGTTGCGGAATCACTTGATGTTCACCAGGCTTCAGAAGATTGGGATGTTTGCGAAAGCGATGATGGCTGTGCGTTGTTTTGTGATAAGCCCGCTTGGTGGGAACCAGCAGGCGATGTTCGCGCAGCAAAGCAAACAGTCGATCT belongs to Cellvibrio sp. pealriver and includes:
- a CDS encoding peptide chain release factor 3; amino-acid sequence: MSNLTTELAKRRTFAIISHPDAGKTTVTEKLLLWGNAIQLAGSVKGKRGPHAKSDWMTMEQERGISVTSSVMQFPYKDRVVNLLDTPGHEDFSEDTYRTLTAVDSVLMMIDGAKGVEDRTIKLMEVCRLRDTPILTFINKMDRESRDAVELLDEIENVLKITAAPINWPLGSGKEFLGVYNFYTDVIHVYEQGFGHTIPDDVQIKGLDSAEATEFMGAYADDYREQIDFVRGATHQFDLEEYLAGRMTPVFFGTALGNFGVREMLDGFVEWAPTPRARATHERIVEPGEDKFSGFIFKIQANMDPKHRDRIAFMRICSGTYSQGMKMKHVRLGKDIKIADAVTFMAGDRSAVDEAIAGDIIGLHNHGTIQIGDTFTEGESLKFTGIPHFAPELFRRIRLKDPLKMKQLQKGLQQLSEEGSTQVFFPINNNDIVVGAVGVLQFEVVAYRLKDEYKVEAIYEPVSVNTARWCECDDAKKLEEFKRKCAENLALDGGGHLTYLAPSRVNLSLTQERHPEVVFRATREH
- a CDS encoding TonB family protein, giving the protein MRFNHLFRVLISIFLFLSSQFIRAEPMLNGIGVHQELGREVFIGALFSESLSNDADTLINNIQPMRMELKIVAPDGLTPRRFSRMWIEGMAVNSKTDALTAQADNMVKFDGMFKGRFLNGDFVSFTNIPGKGVDIAVNGVVLGNIKDNLFFSMLLSTWIGKIPLSSDYRDSLLKVGDVDAGLRSRFNSINPDSARIAEVKAWSEPVAAEKEAKVAEVPKEVAVQEKPTAKVEVPKLDVPAIEKPALDIPAPSAPTASSTSTASSTPAKPVAVAAVKPEEAEEDEGPALTAQTLLARQFYVSDAIKKIRSKTKYPQRALDRGYAGNVRVAVVIDRQGNILNTDLLEKSQYDMLNKEALDAIKRSAPFPALPAEIAGARFEFTVPMRWALPE
- a CDS encoding cyclic nucleotide-binding domain-containing protein is translated as METKPLHKIPRETLEHLLSGIPFFKVVRQQDLKQFELLLQASRVVSYLPGEVVLQKGETGNWLYFLLKGKLAVYVDQALKGDLINYVTPGEVFGDLAQLMGQARTATVIADSGAKESMVLALDFNVFGPLNSVSPISRQTKLAYYRNTAHNLRWKLEVYRSQHLHHELANKHRQIKLYVGPKDTYEELASLYQQSQSLALLLLEWNKEFGVLSADVLTQTNASLMSSPGSHQLG
- a CDS encoding flagellar brake protein codes for the protein MRFEELKLAYGYPLQLQTTSASGQPERFSCRLIGCLPGRSVLLSVPKQAGKLLKFRPGQKIVVRLMIDNGIGIFASIVEIQTQEPYPILHLSYPESVTFKGIRNATRVAVREKMTIVNISMEIKPSTTGFISDISISGARIELGDDIAEIGDILELRAHVDIRGIAKELVLVGAIRSRVDPTDNLDDGVLVSYGLEFVEQTDDQRLIMYAYVFNQMALQEHPSN
- a CDS encoding IS3 family transposase (programmed frameshift), translated to MNPVIKRTQRDYSLAFKLALVDQIEKGEMTYKQAQSRYGIQGRSTVLCWLRKHGQLDWSLGLPAKGLLMSDNPRPQTPEQRIKELEQQLALTQQKADFFEAVVDVLKRDYGVSVGKKAARNIIQTKTLAGLSVVRGCQLLGISRQAWYQQCKRVRQREVHTQILLDAVQRERALQPCIGTRKLQRLLQQSALVVGRDRLFALLREHRLLVPTKRAYHKTTHSHHRFRKHPNLLKPGEHQVIPQRPEHVWVADITYLPVHQGEAYLSLVTDAYSRKIVGHCVHDNLKAESVIGAYKQALQQRRSGDELIHHSDRGIQYCSAQYQKLHYQYGVHCSMTDGYDCYQNALAERVNGILKSEFLIRKPRDLAEAKVMVAESIRIYNERRPHLSLEYKTPDEVHRAFG